CATCGGTAAGAGCAGTAGGATTTTCATCGCAGGGAATGGATGACCCGCTCCAAATCTTTTAAGAGCAGCGGTGCTTTTACCGTCTCCGGCGGGTTGGCGGAGCCGGTGAAACGGGCGAGTTGATTGTGTTCATGCAAACGCTCCAGCGCCGTACGGTTTTCGCCGGAAAGCGGCAGCGTCTCGTCCTCAAGAATTTCACGGCCAATGCCTTCCGCCGGTCGGCCCATTGCCATCCCAAGGTGCTCACGCAAGATGAGTTGTACGCCCGCGTGGAAGGCTTCGGGGTCGGCTTGCGTTTCGGTTTGCCGCAGTGAGCGTAGTGTTTCGCGTGTTACTTTTTGAACGTGGATGCGGCGCACCACATCGGGATGTTGTTCCAAATAAGTTTGCCGCCGTCGCCAGCCCATCAACATCACCCAAGCTAATAACGGGGCAGATTGTGCGATCAGAAACCATGGGTGTGTTAGCAACGGGGTGGGGGCCGTGGCGAGTAATCCGGGGGTGCGCCGTAGCGGTTCCATTTTGCCGGCATCAGCTTGGGGATCAGTTTGCGATTGAGGTAACGTGGGCGGATCACCGGCTGCCGTCTGGATTGCCGGCCCCGTGACGCGCAGAGGGAAGGGGCCCGCGGTGTGCGTGATGTATTGTTTTGTTCCGGTATCAAAATACACAAATTCAATCTGGGGAATCTCAGTGATGTCCGGACGTAACGGAACAACGGTGCGCGTAAAGGTTTTGAATGCGTGCAGATGGCGGAGGTCCAAATGCTTGACGGTGCTGGTGGCGGGGTAGACTTTTAATCCGTCCCATTGGTCCGGTCCGGGCACGGTGATTTGATCCAGCGCGGCGCGTCCGGAAAGTTCGATCGAAAGTTCCAGGGGGTCGCCGGTTTTCACGGCGGCATGGCTGGCCTTCACCTTGAATTGCAGGTTGCTGCCCACCGCGCCGGAGAAGTTTTCCGGCCGTCCCTCGGCAGGCACGGGCATAACTTCCATCGCGATGGGATTACTTGCCACGTGGATCTGTTTGCGTTTGCCAAAAAAATCATCCGAGTCCCGCACCGTCACATCAATTTCAAACACCATATTTCGGCGGCCCACCTTGGTGGCTACTGCGCCGGTTTTAAACAGGAATACATGATAGCGTGATCCGTTTTCCAGTCGGAGGGTGTGAGAAAACTCCGGCCGCTTGCGCGTGAACCGGAACCCCGGCGTGGTGAGTTGTGGTACGGGCAAATCGCCCGGCAACAGCCGTTCCACAAACAATTCCATGGTCACCGGAAACGCCTGGCCAAGGTAAACTTGAGATCGGTCAAGCTGCACTTTAATAAAGGCAGCGCGGTTTTGGTTGGCAACTGAACTGCTGCCGTCACGATCCAGTACCGTGAGCGCAAGCGGTTCGCTGCGAAGCATTGTCCCGTTGGGAAGTTTGGCGGTGAAGGCCGGGACAATATGCCTCCCGGCTTTGCTGGTGGTAACAAGATAGGTAAAGGTGACGGATAATTTGTCCGAGCCGTTTAACGTGGAACGGTTCACTTCGCGTCCGCGAAATGAAAACCCCATGCCCGCTGGAGTGCGTTCGGGATGAACTGTGGCCAGCTCATATCCATCGCACCGCACCGTGAGCACGGCGCTTCCAGTTTGTTGAATGGCGCCGGGGTTGAGGGTGGAGGTGAGCACCGCGGCGGAGGCGGCGTTTCCGAGGCAAACTAATATTAAGAATAGGCCGCGCATTACCAGTTCTTGCGAAGGCGTCGGGGTGGCTTGGGCATTCGGCCCAGTTCACCTACGCCGAGGGGTTTTTCGTCGCCCTTCATGGCCTCGAGCATTTCTTTGATTTGACGTAGCGTCTCCTGCAATTCGAATGGCACTTCGCTTTCTTTTTGCTCTTCGGGTTTACCGCCTTCACCGGGTTGTTCTTGCGGCTCGCCTTCGCCTTGGCCCTCAGGATTTTCATTCGGTTCACCTTCACCCTCGCCTTCGGAATTTTCCTGTGGTTCGCCCTCACCGCCTTCACCCTCACCCTGGCCTTCCTCCGGCGGGGTGGGGTCCACGCGGATCCAATGCGTGCCATTAAAAATTTCCGCCCACGCGTGGGCTTCGCTTTGTTTGCTCACCCAACACTTTTCTTTTTTATCCCACTTGCCGCCGTGGAAGCCGCACGCGATGCGGGCCGGATATCCCGCCGCGCGTGCCAGTAATACGTGGCTGTACGCAAAATATTCGCAATGCCCATCCTCGCGGCTAAAGAGCCAGCGCACGACGGGATCTTTGTCAGCGTTTTTGGGGATACGCGTCTCGCGGGTGTACTTGTGATTTTTGTGGAGAAACTCAATCACGCGTTCATTAAACGTTTCAAAGTCGATGGGCTCGTTATTGGCCAGCCGTTCAACGGCTTGGTGAAGTTGATGGCGTTCGGAATCTTTGAGGCGCAGTTGACGGGTGGTGTGCGGATATTCGTTCGGGGAATTCACGGCGACAGTATTAAGCGCCGCATCTGCGGGGCCGGGTGCGAGCACGCTGCATTCCGCCGGATCGGTCACACGATACGCGACCGCCGCGCTGGGCACTTCCGGCAGGCGACCCTGCAAGGCTTCTTTATTATAGTGCCATTGTTTCACCTTCGCCTCGCCTGTGGCAAATGGCCCCGGGATGGGCAGGAATTCGCTGAACAACGGCTCGAACTTGAAGCGCCATTCA
The genomic region above belongs to Limisphaerales bacterium and contains:
- a CDS encoding BatD family protein → MRGLFLILVCLGNAASAAVLTSTLNPGAIQQTGSAVLTVRCDGYELATVHPERTPAGMGFSFRGREVNRSTLNGSDKLSVTFTYLVTTSKAGRHIVPAFTAKLPNGTMLRSEPLALTVLDRDGSSSVANQNRAAFIKVQLDRSQVYLGQAFPVTMELFVERLLPGDLPVPQLTTPGFRFTRKRPEFSHTLRLENGSRYHVFLFKTGAVATKVGRRNMVFEIDVTVRDSDDFFGKRKQIHVASNPIAMEVMPVPAEGRPENFSGAVGSNLQFKVKASHAAVKTGDPLELSIELSGRAALDQITVPGPDQWDGLKVYPATSTVKHLDLRHLHAFKTFTRTVVPLRPDITEIPQIEFVYFDTGTKQYITHTAGPFPLRVTGPAIQTAAGDPPTLPQSQTDPQADAGKMEPLRRTPGLLATAPTPLLTHPWFLIAQSAPLLAWVMLMGWRRRQTYLEQHPDVVRRIHVQKVTRETLRSLRQTETQADPEAFHAGVQLILREHLGMAMGRPAEGIGREILEDETLPLSGENRTALERLHEHNQLARFTGSANPPETVKAPLLLKDLERVIHSLR